From Cardiocondyla obscurior isolate alpha-2009 linkage group LG09, Cobs3.1, whole genome shotgun sequence, one genomic window encodes:
- the LOC139105357 gene encoding uncharacterized protein: protein MRESWTFKKTGGSQVYRAKALALKELLEREREILRRKLEIARRTSTVVSMPVEVSTVSTVGGIRNVKELLPEFDGLDNTFWRWKQQLDLIRKTYHLDDGSTRILMSSRLKGRALSWLHSKTEHMTMTLTNLLQKMDKMFNLRPGKFSLRKEFETRTWKSNESFCDYYHEKMILANRVLVAEDELLDYVIEGITDRRLQQQMRLVKLNSVSDLLKAFENITLDVKSTSEEKSKREVTSPIPIGGQKQQPIKEKQPEDSGDSTQEQRDNTQEQQQQRRVDEFSKSVLATSANRKNIWQRSAPNKINKQLRQLKTQLKQLRQI from the coding sequence ATGCGGGAAAGCTGGACCTTCAAGAAGACAGGCGGAAGCCAGGTGTACAGAGCTAAAGCTCTTGCGTTGAAAGAACTCCTAGAAAGAGAACGGGAGATTCTGCGACGGAAACTGGAGATAGCACGACGTACATCGACTGTTGTGTCAATGCCTGTGGAAGTAAGTACCGTATCCACCGTGGGAGGTATTCGAAATGTGAAGGAATTGCTACCCGAGTTTGACGGTTTGGATAATACATTTTGGAGATGGAAACAACAACTTGATTTGATACGAAAAACATATCACTTAGACGACGGATCAACAAGAATCCTTATGAGTTCACGCTTGAAAGGACGAGCATTGTCCTGGTTGCACTCAAAAACGGAACATATGACCATGACTCTCACCAACCTGCTTCAAAAAATGGACAAGATGTTTAATTTACGACCTGGAAAATTCTCCCTGCGAAAGGAATTTGAGACCCGCACATGGAAAAGTAATGAGTCATTTTGTGATTATTATCATGAAAAAATGATCTTGGCCAATCGAGTACTTGTGGCCGAAGACGAACTCCTTGATTATGTTATTGAAGGAATAACTGACCGTCGCTTGCAACAACAGATGCGTCTTGTAAAACTCAATTCGGTGTCAGATCTGttaaaagcatttgaaaaCATCACCTTAGACGTGAAAAGTACAAGCGAAGAAAAATCAAAACGAGAAGTGACAAGCCCAATACCAATCGGAGGTCAGAAGCAACAGCCGATAAAGGAAAAACAACCAGAGGATTCCGGGGATAGTACGCAAGAACAACGGGACAATACGCAGGAACAACAACAGCAACGCAGAGTGGACGAATTCTCAAAAAGCGTACTTGCTACGTCTGCGAATCGGAAGAATATTTGGCAAAGAAGTGCCCCCAACAAAATCAACAAGCAACTGCGACAACTCAAAACACAGCTCAAGCAACTGcgacaaatttaa
- the LOC139105296 gene encoding uncharacterized protein: protein MATITDEELQQIEESYFINCRSYMDDTEKNRQSSLCDKETAAQQQPPPSQEAPSQNEIINILTKRILELENKLKKPPRWQRAGHSRGRGRGRGRGRGHGHGAGVTHNQTLYFY from the exons ATGGCGACAATTACGGATGAAGAACTTCAACAAATAGAAGAaagttactttattaattgtagAAG ctaCATGGATGATACGGAAAAAAACCGGCAGTCGTCTCTTTGCGACAAGGAGACGGCTGCCCAACAGCAGCCGCCACCTTCTCAGGAGGCACCATCACAGAACGAGATAATAAACATCTTAACAAAAAGAATTCTAGAATTAGAAAACAAGCTAAAAAAAC caccTCGCTGGCAACGAGCCGGACACAGCAGGGGTCGCGGACGTGGCCGCGGACGAGGTCGCGGACATGGCCACGGTGCCGGCGTTACACACAATCagacattatatttttattaa